Within Lagopus muta isolate bLagMut1 chromosome 1, bLagMut1 primary, whole genome shotgun sequence, the genomic segment TTAGCCTGTAGCCTTCTGTAGATAAGAGGGATCCTTAAGGTCCCATTTTCATGCATTGTCAGTTGTTATGGGATGGTGTGCAGTACGTGAAGTTTCTAGATGTTACTGCAACATAAATGCAAACACTGAATTGGGAGGTGTAGACTTTTCTTGACTGTTGTGATTGCAGGGTGTTCTTAGTTCTCGGGGGAAGAAAATTCTTATGGCTGATGCAGATGGAGCTACAAAATTTGCAGATATTGAAAAAGTGGAAGAAGGTCTTACAAATCTCCAACCGTGGCCTGTGAgtataaattctgttttttcagtttaatacatacacatacaggTGGATTCTTATAATTCACTTTGAGTTGTTTGGAGTCCAGCTGAATGAAGTTCTAGCTGTAAGTCTGAAAACGTTATGCTTTGAAGTTGTGAGAATGGGCTGTCAGGAGGTAGCTTGCATGGGGCTCCTTTGCATTCACTGTGCCTATGAAATATGCAGCACGTTCTGTTCTACTCATCATTCTTCGTGTGAAGTTGTTACAGTCACTATAAAAAGCATGTGTTCCTACTCACTTAAATAACCTTTATTTTGCTTAGTAAGTGTAGTATTTTATTCTTATCTGATGCCATCTTGTATAGCTAAGGACGCATCTTAATTTCACCCTactttttaactctttttcaGAGTTGTTAGTTTAATGAAGGTATTTGGAATGCCTTTTATTATAAATTCAAAAACTGTGAAACAAGATCTCCTCCCTGGATAGCCATTGTCTTGCCGTGACCTGAAAGAATTGAGGTTTAAGCCCAGTGCTTAACCCAGAACAGAGGTATATATGTCTGGTGAGGTTCCCAAAAAGCAAGAAGTGGTGCTCAGCTTGCCAGTGGGAGCTCTTCTGGCTGCATCTGTGCGACAGGTGGCAGCTCCCACTGTCCATCTGTGAGTGTAAGCATGCAGGGGCCGCCGGGTGGCAGTGTTTCTCTCATGCTCCTCACTACCACGGCTGCTGCTGGGTCTCCAGCATCAATCCCATGCTCAAATACAGCAGGTTTGGGAGTTTTATAGGAGTCGTCTGagaataaatgtaaaaattctgttttgattgCCTCTTTTGGTTTAATTTGAGATTATATTTGTGAGTGATACCATggtaattaatttatttgaagGTGCTTCCATGGAACAAGTATTGTTATCCTGTTCACAATGCAAATTAAAGGGAAAACATATATTATAACTTTAGGTGCCCTGTAATGCTAAATGTTTATCAGTGCTGCTCACTACatttcatagaatggtttgagttagaagggacctttaagatcatctagttccaaacccctgctgttggctgggacacctccctctagaccgggttgctcaaagtcccatccagcctggcctttgaatgcttccagggagggggcatccacagccttgctggggaactgtgccagtgtctcaccatcctcacaataaataatttcttcctaatatctagtttcaatctgccctcttccagtttaaaactatttccccttgtcctgttgctacatgctCTTATTtaaagtccctccccagctttcctgtaggttcccttcaggtactggaaagccactATAAGATTTCCTCggtgccttctcttctctaggctgaagagccccagctcttagcctgtcctcataagaggtgctccagccctctagacccactccaacagctccatgtccttcttgtgctggcagccccagagctggatgcagtactccagctggggtCTCACATGAGTGGAGTAGAGggacagaatcacctccctcgacctactggtcatgcttctcttggTGTAACCCAGAATATGATCAATCTTCTGGGCAGCAAGatcacactgttggctcatgttgagtctttcatcaaccagTACTCCCggatccttctcctcagggctgctctcaagccattctccacccaaattgtgtctgtgcttgggattgcccccaCCCAGGTGCAGTACCTTGCACTTTTATTGTATTTGTACTTGAGAGGAACAGTGTAAACTAAATTGTTTATAGTTGATAGGTATGAATAAACTGCAGCAACTTGTATGCACCATATACAAAGTGTATTAGCCTTTAGATCATCTGTTAACTGTAGAGGAGATTTATTTTAACCTTGGAAACCAACAGTAGATAAAGTGTagctacagaaagcagaaaagtgtATGGCTTTGAAGTTTTTATTGTACAGTCCTTATCACTCTTAAAGGTTTCATGTAGAGTCAGGAGATTCCAGTGACTCGGAAAATGATAGTTTAACTAATAAGTCTTTACTGTGTATTCTTGTGCAGAACCAGATGGCTATTTCCTGTGGTTCTAGAGCTCATCTGGAAAAGGACTCAATAGCAAAGGTTTGTTTCCCGTTCCTCCTGTATACTGTTACTCAAAATATTGCCTTTATTTGATTCTGTTATACAGATTTTACAGTTAAATAAACATCTGTAAGAGAGTGggagcttaaaaataaatgctgtgagCAGATCTTGTGCTCCATCACATTACAAAGGATGTGTTCTGCGTGTCAGGCACCACCAATTTGGAACTGGTTTCAGTTAGTGTTCCAGTTGAAGGATTTCAGTTTCCTAGTTGAGAGCATCTTAGAAGCAGAATTTAAATTCCTGACAATTAATAGCTAGAGACCATTTAAGTTTGCTGTTATTAGGAGCTGAAGTTTTAGAGGCAGGTCTGTAGAAGGCAACGTTTTGTGACTGATGAGTTAAAGCTTCTATGGGAGTAGTCTCTGTGTGAATGTACATCTTCTGCCAGTACTGGTGCTGGAGTGCAGGGCGACTGATGAGCTCATTTTTATTGATTCTCTTCCAGTGCAGGATCTTATTGATCTACAGATCTTGAGATCTGCTCAAAATGAGTTAGGATAATTAGCACTAAGCTGTTTGAAGGGTGTCTTAATCAGTGGGAAAGTActgtaatttttctgtattactCATAGTGAAATTTTTGAGTTTTGAACACACAGATGGGTACTGTTCAGTCCGTGGCTCTTGTGGAATAAACAGTGCTGCATAGGCACGGTCTTATCTTGCATCTGGTTTTCTGATGTCTTGGCAGTCAGTAGTTGACAAAATGCAGGCATTGAACTTGTATTGCAACAGACATGTTGCTGGACTAATTTTTCCAGCATCGTTGGATGTGTTCATCATTTTGAATGTTCTCAAGAATGAgctttttttaatactgatGTTAAATATGTTGAATGATGTTGAAAATgttctcatatatatatatatgtgaattATCAAATAGTTACGGAAGACCAAAGGAAGCTGTGTTGGTAATGCTCAGCCTCTGGTAGAcattcagggtttttttttctggtttatcAGATGGTATTTGAACAGCTCTCTGGGAAGAGTTGTTATAAATACTTGTGGGTATATGTTAATAtcctcaaacaaacaaaaagaaagctcaCATAATGTTCAGAAATAGGGATAAATCTTTGACATTGAATTCATGTGCTGGTGTGACTGAGTACCATTTGCTGGTACTTGTTAACTGTGCAGCCAATGAGTCCTGGGGCTTTTGTAACAACACTGTCTCCATAGGGCTGGGTGTAGGCCATGTAGCTGATAAACTGTAGCCCACAAAAATCCTTCATGCTGTGTGGAAACACAGAGTATACCTACGTTTTCTTCAGTGCATTCATATTTCTTACCATCTTTGAAGGATCTCACTAAGTGACTGGGTgcaaactgcagaaatacagtttGCAGATGAGAGtattccttctttgctttcagtttctccCTGTTTCTTACTTTTGATGGTACATGGTGTTAATGAATGACAGTCATGCACAAGTAGCCTTGTGTTCCCTGTCACGCAGTAGCTCACCTTCACCGGAATAATGAAGAATCCACACCAGATCCCCCATTAACCTGGGGCTAGAGCACTTTTTTAGAGGTGTTAATTTCCTTAAGCCATAAGCTGTTACATAGTAAGCTGAACATCATCTCATTTTGCAATCAAGGtttgaaattatttgctttcaaGGCATCTCTTATCACCCGGAGATGTTTAACAGTTAAATTGCTGTCTCCTTTTTTGCATGGTATTTAGCTCATGGTCTTAGATACAATCATCTTAAATTCAACTTAATTCACCAAATTCAGGATTGAGTTCAGAAGTGATGGATCTGAGCTGCAGTTGTTTAGGAGTTGCCTCAAATACAAGACTGGCAGTGattctgcaaacacagaatcAGCCTCTGGATTCCACTGGCAAATATATCCACATGACATGATGTCAAGAGCACAAATGTAACCAAAGAGTAGACTGGGAGAATCACAGACTCGCAATCTTGAGTTGAAATCCAGGTTTGGGCTTCTGCTGCATGTAATATGGTACTGTCCAAAAAAGCTGCCATGGATtagggaaaacagcagcaagaacatAGAGATGTTAAAAGTCTGTGTGTATCCTAATCATGGACTTGACTGGCAAGTCTCTCCTTTTCTGCtataattttgtttcattgtaaCAACTGAAAAGTTCTGGTTTGTTTCCTGCACTAAAGAAAATAGTTTACGAACTTTGAAAGCTGTCTTGAAACAGGGCTCTTGTCCTGAGAGCCAGCTCTGTTTAAACACTGCGCTCATCATCTAAAGGAAACCATCTAACTTCTTCCCTTGTGTTCACAGCGCTCTTACTTTCGAACTCTCCTTATGTATGGCTTCCATTTCCTTGTGTGGTTTCTCTGTGTCAAAAAGATCAGGGATACACAGTGTGGATTTAAACTTCTAACCAGAGAAGCTGCATTGCGGACATTCTCAACCCTCCACGTAGAACGCTGGtaaattttctttgttgttgttgcttttctttcttgattagCATGATTTTAGTAAAGTAATTTCAGCATTGCAACCACTATGAAACAgtgtgttcaagaccaggttggatgggtccctgggcagcctggcctagtaccagatctggaagttggtggccctgcctgtggcagggggtttggaactggatgatccttgaggtcccttccaatccaaggcattctatgataATATTTAGACTAAACACCAACATACATTTACTCTTGATGTTAATATAAAATGCCTATAAAATCAGTTGTCTAATAATCCCTGCCCTGAATTCATAAGCTTTTTATTCAGAATATAAATATGCACATGCAAAGATTTCCTTCCATAACATCTGGAgtgtttctgcttgttttcttgggTGACAGAAGAAGGGATAATTTCAGGATGTAATTAATTTCATCCTAATGCAGGGCTCTAAAGTATGCCAAGTGAAGCATGGCCAACAAGTCTCATTTCCTGCCATCAACTACAGAAAGACCCTGGACAACTTGTACAGGAGTTATCTCTACTGTAGGTGGCTGAAGTTCAGCAGGGTACATTCTGCTCAGTGTAGTAATATGTAGGAACAAACTGTGTCAGAGGCTTGTGCCTTAATTGCATCCGAAGGATAAAACCATTCAGTAAAAGCCATTTGGACTACTAACCCAAACTTGTATCTAAGGCAGCTCAGTTTCTGGTCCATATAGGCAATGTCAGTGGTCTTAATAGACAAAAAGCCAAGACAGTTCTTCCCTTTTGCTAAATGAATCCAACAATGTCTGTACAGCAGACAGCACAAGTGTTAAATTAGCGCTGAGTAGTTGGAGGCTGCACTGAAGTGCTGGATGTTATCAAATGCAGAGCAGTACTTACCCAGTAAATAATACAGGTTTTGTCTGTGTGTCTCTCAGCAGGATGATAACATACCTCACTTAAGCAGTGTTAGGAGCACAGTTGCATTCTTGGAAGCTGAACGTCTCATGTTCTGGCAATAGATATGTCCATGTAAGCAACATAGCTATCCAGCTGCTAGGTCAGAGAGAACAAAAGACTGTTAAGTAAGTTTCCATACTTGTATTATTATCAGAAAGACCACAATTAAATACTTAAggtgtttttaatatttcattaacaCCATCTATACCATGCAGCCTTGCGTTTCCATATTCACTTTCTGTAGACGGAAGTGGGAATGGGGAGCAATGGGACACAGCATCAAGATCTTCCTCTGTATGATCCTCTGTCTGGTTTTGGCAGTTTCTAATATTAGTTTAAAGAGAGGGAAATAACTCAATTTCAGCTGTAGTAGAAATAAAGCAGTAGTTGCTCAGaagtgcagggtttttttttgttttatcatgCTTCTCTTCCAGCCAACACTGACTTGAATATCATCTCTTTAATGTTGCAAACCCTGGAAAACTGAAATCACAGTTATCATCTTGCTGTGCAGTTTGATTTATAGatgcttatttttatgaaatcttaaaagcaaactgaaatataCAGAGAAAGATAATGTTTTTATCTTTAGGGGGATGAGAATCATACAACAGTTTTTCAAGAGAGGCTGAGAGACTTCCCAGAATATCTTATTATGCTGAAGTTTAGAAAGCATAAAATTAATAGATACTGGATATTGTTTATGTTTTTGATACTAAAAAGTCACGCTCAGATCCTaagcaagtttttcttttcccgTTAATGTTCTTATTTACTTTTTGGTGTAACTGTTCCTCAGAGAGCTGGCTGTATATACACgaacaaaacccaaacattcTTGAAATTTACTTTCTACATAGCAAAGCTTTGACATTAGTTTGAAATAAGAGCAACCTTTTGAACAGAGAGCATATGCTTCGTGTTTTAGGTTCTGAATCTGATTACAGCACTAatctatttttcagaaatggatGGAGCAcgttttttaaattaagacttaaaagaaaattaaaagaggtattttcaaaacaaaatgatgacAGTTGGAATTACTCACTTTCAGACCCCAAAAGAAGCTCCATTTCTGCATCCAGTCTGTGCTGGAGAAGTGTAATTTTTATGTGAAATTGTAatgcacaggaagaaaactggaaaattagATTGCCTAACTGACAgaatttttctgtgcaaaatttgatcattgattttttttctttttcttctgactaCAGAAAAATCATAACAATTGTTCCAGACAGAATATTCGTTTCCTCACCCAGAAGAACTAGACGTGGCAGCAGTTACTTTTCTACCTGGCATATTGATAAAATGAGTGGAAATTCAGAGCGTAGTTCATGCCCTGGCTTGATTGACAGTTTGTAAAGCAGCAATTTGTAATGATATTAAGCAACTTAGCAGATCACTGGTTAGATAGATTGGTTAGCTTAAAATGTTTGTAGAGTAAAATTGATAGAacaaattgaattattttagtCTATAAAAATTGCCTTGTGCACTGAACAAGCCacttttttcacatttaaaactCACACGTTCAGCATAAAAGACATCCCATGATTGTTTCTTCTGTCACTAAGTTGTAAATGTGAATCTCTaaaaattacaggaaaataaGTAAGTATTGCTTAGAAAAacatataaatatttgttacaGGGatatttttccactgctttggGCATCATAGGCCAACACAAGCAGTGGAATGaattgttttttcctgtttttgtgcAGGACAAGTAGAATTGTTTATGAATgtctaatcatagaatcacagaatgacctgggttgaaaaggaccacaatgctcatccagtttcaaccccctgctatgtgcagggtcaccaaccagcagaccaggctgcccagagccacatccagcctggccttgaatgcctccagggatggggcatccacagcctccttgggcagcctgttccagtgcgtcaccaccctctgagtgaaaaacttcctcctaatctaatctaaacctcccgtgtctcagtttaaaaccattccccctatCACTATCCAGCCtcgttccccctcctgtttatatgctcccttcaagtactggaaggccacaatgaggtcttctcagagccttctcatctccaaaatcaacacaaaaatattttgctgttaaaaCTATCTCTGTTTTGTCTTgtagaattaaaatattctgatcCTGGCAGGTGCACGTGGGCTTTCAAAAGCCTTGTTACAGCTGGAGCTTGTCACCGTATTTCATTCTTTGGCCACTGAAAGTTACATCTGCCCTGTTAAGAGTTCACTAGAACAACATGTTATCAAAGAAAAGTTATAAATTCCAGTCATAATGATATAACAGAAGGCCAAATGTTGGATATTTGatatatttaatattagacAAGCGAAAAAGAGCCTAATGGCAATTTCAAAATAGCTATTAAATTCTCAAGATATGTCAGTTGCTCCAAAAGTCAtgtctcatttattttcatggaagcTGTAACAGATAGAAAGAGTACAAGAATGctgtttgatagagaaaattctcagctacaaaacactatttttttcaacatagtcaccccgttagcaatgcattttcacctgcagtgaacaagagcctgcatgtgacctgctgaagcacaccacccactgcctcactgtgctcacatccactgttttgtctccatGGGAGCTCAGCAAGTGTCCCTGAATGTCAAATGGGTGCCatgttttccacatggaggaattcaaagCACCTTTGCTTCAGGCACACTTCCACTTCAGAAGCCAGACTACCCCTCTGCTTCTGtctgttacacagcaacaaaatgtaatgtgattattggtggaaaggttcaatttctactgctataccaccaCCATCCACCTCTGAAATTGTGGGATGACATAATAAAccagaaggcattacttttggagcagccctcatagtaCTTTACAGGCTGAAACAAGTTCAGTTTAAAAGGGTTTTAATTTCAGTTGGGCACCCAGCAGCTTTGTGTTACGTCAAGTTTAAGCCAGCAACTTAGACAAAAGCATTTAGTGTAAGTAGAGCCACACGGAAAAGTTGTCCAGTATTTTATACTTCATGTTTGTGTTAATTAACACATAATGGAGCCACTATTAGAAATAGGTAGGCAAGCTTCACACCATATATTTTTGGGTGTCTAACTTGAGGTACTTAAATTAGAGGCTGAAGTTCCTATGTGATCAAGGCAGTGTTAAGCTTTTCTAGGAACTTATTCAAGCTAGAGCCACACTCAGGTGCTCTGTGTTCCCCTGCCCAGAGGCTCTTAGTTCCACTCTCTGCAGCAGGATCCTCTGAAGTATATGATGTGAATAATACCCTGCAATTCCTAGCAGTGCTTCTGTCACGCTGTAACTAATTGCAAATGGCTGACGTGCTGCTTCATGTCAAAACACATGTATTGCATTCACCAACTCATCCGCTGGCATTGCTTTGATCTCTGGAGTTGGCTCCAGCTAAAATACCCACACTTACGTCCTAAAACTTTGTACCACCTGGATTTGGTGCTCTGCAGTGTGAGGGTCATATTATCACGTATGGAATATACTGCAAGCTATATTCCCTCATTAATTATTGTAGCATGcatctgtactcagcactggtgaggcctcttctcccaggcagcaaacaggacctgaggaaatggccgcaagttgtaccagaggaggtttaggttagacataaggaagaacaaTTTCTCTcagagtgatcaggcactggaatggctgcccagggaggtggtggagtcgtGGTAGCGTTGGtgatgggagggtggttggactagatgatcttgcaggtcgtttccaaccttgtgattccctgattctatgaaaaggtcgtggggagcagaggaagaacTGTGCACAGGCAGTGTACGACAGAAGTCGTTCTCCTTCCAGCCTTGAAAGGCATTTTGTATATTTCAGGATACGTTCACTGCTGCACTAATGGCAACCACATGTAACAATGTTAGTGTTCAACCTGATTAATTCCCATCCTTTTAGTCTTTTACTTTGAGCACAGTAGTTCTCCAAACTATTTAATGTTGCTGTGCTCTGATGTATATTGCTGACATTCGGGTAATTGGTTGTCCATAGGAATTGTTGCAAATCACCATTCGTTTGCTGGGCTAATACTTTATGGAGTAATATTTTTAGAACAGTTCATATGGTGTAATTCATCAGACAATTATTCTGTCTCTTAAGTTTTTTAGTCAGTTAAGTAGTAAATATTACAAAATTAGATTTACTGTTAATACACATGACTCATAAACATCCAGAGGTgaatacatgtttttttttggcttacAAATGTAAAATGTCAGCAAAATGCCAAATAATACGATTTCAGTAAGAGACCATGgtataattaataaaataatattcaaccctaatttaaaaaaaaacaacagtaaagtGTCAAGGCTGCTTGGCTCAGATTAAGTTGACAGGGGGAAAAAACATCAATTTATTCCTGTAACTGTTTTCATGGCAATTAAAAGGCCTGTATTCTAATCCAAATCAGATTTACAGACCGTTTCTAAATCCTCTCAACAGAATAACTGTAGTCTCTGTTGATAACTTCTGTTTATACCACCTCTGcatgttttgctgctgtgctgtgtcagtGGTTCCTTCACACACACGTACAGTGCAAGTCCAGGTTGATGTGTGTGTGAGAATGACCTCAGCTTCAGGCAGCGTGCTGCGGTCTGTACTTCAATGGAACATACACATGTGTCACACCTGAGAACATATTTTAAAGTCACTCCTATTGTTGCATTCATTAATAGTACAAGGAAGTGATGCCTGAATGTGGCTGGCCAACACCTTCAATATGCCTTTTTGCTTGCTTGCATCTTTCTGTCCCACAGCTGTAGTGTCAAATGAGGTTACTAATACTTTGAATTCAAACAACACCAGAAGCCTTGATTCAGAGGTCCTACCTAAGCATTCACttgcaagaaagaaatgcacaatTTTCTATGCAGAGAACAAAGAGGATTAAAGCATGTTTTGGACAAACTGGGTGGAGGGCAACTGAATTAGGGTAGGATCTCCTCCCAAATTCATTCTGTtgcacagcctgcagagaaTCAtgccagcaaagaaaaagaccAGTCTCAAGAGGGTTTTGGAGGTGCACAGTAAATGGTCACTGGGCTCTGTGACCATTTGCTATTGCAGATTGACATTGCCAGTTCGACTCCTTGGTCTTCAAAATGTTCTAAATCATGATTGTGACAGAATGGAAAGTGAGCAGTGGTGTGGACACAGCATGAAATACACCTTCAGAAACAGAGTGCAGTGAAGTGTTGTTATCTGTATGTTGACTGTTTTCTTAGTCATTCAGTCAGGAAATTGGTTTTCCTTTCATGTGCATTGGATCTGTAGAGAATTGGTATCAATTTTGTAACTGAATACCAACCTCTTTTAAATTTACAGTGCCACCATATTCCTCCTGGAAATAAATATCACTGAATTTGCTATTTGCTGTTCTATTGCAGGGCGTTTGATGTGGAACTCCTTTATATAGCTCAGCACTTGAGAATACCTATAGCAGAAGTTGCTGTCAACTGGACTGAAATTGAAGGTAAGGaagcactttcttttttgttaagaTTCCTTAAGTATCAATCCAGAATAAAATagctgaggatttgctcaaaGTGAATCATATTTTATCCAATTCTGATAGCACGCAGCCTTCTTTCCATACAAATTCAGAATCCTTGCAGATTCTGTCATGGCAGGGTAATACAGACACAGGAAGAACAGGTGAACAGAGGGCAAGGGAGAGAAACTCTCACTGGAGACAAAGTAGGTAATTATACTGCTAGGGCTACCGAAGTAGTGGTGAAGCACTACTTCAGCACATCCTCTTGCTATAATGTGATAATAAAAATGTTGCTCTTGTAAAATGCTATGCAGAAAGCCTAACTGTCATTTTTGATTTATTCAGCTCTGttcttctgtatcttttcttccaaaattctCATCCTACCTATCAAGACCTTCTTTAGAGCACCCTCTGTTAAGATTTGGTTTGACTCTTTCAGATATGTACAGAGGTTTCTCTTATTGGGGTGCTAGGAGGAATAGCTCCATATATGTACCAAGAGGTACTGCTTGTTTCCACTTCCTTGCTTTCCTCCTATCAAatacatttccttcctttcttttgctctgatgtttttttgttttttaacctgaaTCTTTTCTCCTCGGCACAACCCTGAACATCAAAAAGAGTGATGAGTTGTGATGGTGATAAAGGATGCAGGCAAGCAGAGAACATCCTAAGCCAACTTCACTGTTaaaagagaatgttttctttcagtgcaatTTCAGGTGTATTGCATCTACTATAAATGTTAGCAGAGATGGAAGAGGAGTTATGATGTGCATTCCTTACATTGCCTGGACATTGGCACGTTCATATTGCTTTAAAAGAGCAGGAGATGATCATCTTGTACAAAGTCACTCAGAAATCCTTTACTTAACTGTTGGTGTTCAGGTTCCTATTCACTTGAACAAAGCCCTACTGCAAAGCAGTCTGTGTATCCTGTGGCATATGCTGAACTACTGTGCTGCTTCCAAACTGTATCTCCCTGCTTATAGTATAATGTAATGGCTGTAAGGCAATACATTTCAATAcatatttttacagtatttgtAAGATtccttaattaaaattaaagtcTGTGTACTAAGGCTGAACGTGCTGAGAATGCAGAGCTTCACGACTAGTAAAAGTATGCTTTGCTATTCCTCATTTTTTCTAACAATGtccttctgattttcttcttcattaatCACAGGTTCTAAGTTAGTTCCCTTTTGGAGCTGGCTGCAGATGGGCAGGGATCTTCTTTTTATACGACTGCGATATATGACTGGTGCCTGGCAGcttgaaacaagaaaatgtaattaggttatttacatttttcaaatgtattatTATACTTAATGGAACATGAGAACAGTTTCAATCAAGTGAAATGGTGTTGAAAGCTGAGGTAATTCTTTATTGCTCCTGCTGtatgtttcatttttgcagcatgtgtgtgttttgtaAGATTCTCAACAAGGAATTTGTACAATGTTTTgtaaagagaaagcatttccaaagaacattttcttgtcTGGTTGTTGGGTCTTCCTTGTATGAAATAGTTGCATGACCATGTCATGTAAACTCACATAAATATATCTGCCTTTGTCTCATTGTACATTCAGAATTTACACTAGTAACATTTATACAAATTAAAGGA encodes:
- the ALG5 gene encoding dolichyl-phosphate beta-glucosyltransferase, which codes for MALPLPLSLPELSAVLAVLAALLLLLVCIIAHVTAVKMPTLHRHAEEKFFTCAEGRKEPVPSIHDPPTKELSVVVPSYNEEDRLPLMMDEALDYLEKRQKRDPSFTYEVIVVDDGSKDRTTEVAMKYCEKYGSDKVRVLSLVKNRGKGGAVRMGVLSSRGKKILMADADGATKFADIEKVEEGLTNLQPWPNQMAISCGSRAHLEKDSIAKRSYFRTLLMYGFHFLVWFLCVKKIRDTQCGFKLLTREAALRTFSTLHVERWAFDVELLYIAQHLRIPIAEVAVNWTEIEGSKLVPFWSWLQMGRDLLFIRLRYMTGAWQLETRKCN